The genomic window GTCTTGCTAAAAATGTAACAGTTTTCAGCATAAATTCCATGATGTATATGTTTAGGTCACACATATGAGTTATATACCATTGGATTTGATAAAgtcaatgctttttaaaatgttttgtgcTGTGCATATTTGAAACACGGCACATTTCTGCCCATAACGTCCCCGTTTTTTGGAATTATGCCAATAAATAACGTTTTGATTGGTCGAATaggattgattgattgattctAAGCTCTTAGCTATTTGAGGAACAGGAACGTGTTTAATCAAGGCTAAACTTCACTTGCATTCAGAAAGCGCCAGCTATAATGGTAAAATGAAGGCATCTGTATATTCAGTGCGCTATGGTTATTTCTGTATCTTGTTCGgaaatgtttattcattgagTTGTTTAGGGTGAGTCAATATCTAGCCAGTTGTTAACATACCTTAATGTATGAATTAAATATCAACTTGGATTTAAGTAAGAGTTTTAAAGAAAGgtttactaatttttttttcttttacataagtatataatatttttatctttaacagctaaaacaaaactatatcaaaaaatattcaataggTTTATCATTCAAGATTTGTCTTAAATTTAACAGAAAAGATGGAAACTATGAATGTTGCAGAGGGTATATGTGGAATGAGACCACCGGAGGTTGCGATACAAGTAATTGcttatatttacttatttattctACCTTTACAAACCTATTATGGTTATTGCACAAACTCAAGTATTTCagtatttttcaaagaaatcgagggcaatgaaattatttgttttatgaatcaGGTAACCATGAAGCTATATCGATCGTTTTACGTCTtaagtagagagagagagagagagagagagagagagagagagagagagagagagagagagagagagagagagagagagagagagagagagagagagagagagagagagatgttatCTGCATATCGTATACAAGTGTAATTCCCTTTTAGAGTGCCTCCCGGGCTTCTATGGAGTTAACTGCAGCAAGAGTTGTGTGGCCGGTCGGTATGGGGAGGGGTGTCAATCCGTGTGCACGGAGTGTTCTAACCGGACGTGCAATGTGTCCTACGGCTGTCCTCACCCAACCACTACAGGTTATAACAAGGCTATTTACTAAATTGAGTCGTGAATATTTGagattgttttgtttaaataactCTTTTACCTCACATGGAAACTATAACTATTCAAGCGGAAGTATAGCAAAAACTCAATGGGTTTTCCTTATCAATACAATCAATATTTTGCATCCTCCTCTTTACCTctttatatatttcatgttaGTTGCAACGAATAAATAAGAGCTTTGGGAGATATAGAGCTGATTGTTTCCCTTTATTGCAAccatttaaggaaggagtcttattattatcaaacatacttcttataataagaaatgcatgaaattttgacacagtcaaaaggatcatattacttaatgattctatcagtttaattaaatttgacctttttgttttcggataaaggtcaggtcaaggtcactacctttttcctcaacgtaaagagtgataaaaataagtgtagctctttatagttctgtagacatttgtttaaaatttgaagattcaaatcttcaatgaaatcatagaacATGAGAGTGTCTACctgcttatactactaaattggaataaatatttatactaaaattgatattgcttagcccgcatttcctctaattttcttaaattttgaagaaattttgattatttttttatgcttccaataatgaaatatttctaatttttatgtattatgaagactttatataaagatataaattgacaaaaaagctaatatattgaccgtttcataagagagaaaaactgattttagtgattttttcacaaaaaccaatgtatagaatgggcgctttaaaaagcttataaaaatgttatttgataggcaaatcatattttaaaaacatattctgaaacccaagtatcatattattagttcacattagtaaaaaaaaatccaacattattgttattgtttttaaaatgacaaaacagactcattatatatatataatctgctgcaattctgaattgcgcaacatgtgatattttcctacgccaaaaatatagtccttgtttcattctaaacattgattacatttttctatgccaagttgtacgatagtaaaaaagaaagaaaaatatactattctaatttcctttcatcttgatttaatgaacaattaatcaaatttacgtttgacaagtcgaaaaccagaaaagactccttccttaactcAGTTGTACTTAGAAAATAGTTTATGTTAAGGTGAATATTGACCTTGTGTTTGTCCTGATACCTCCACCCTAAAAAATCTTCCTTTTTTAACCTTGTTTTCCGAAGGAAAAATCTGGTTATTGAAATTGTTAAATGGCGGGCGGGCTGGCGGGACCCCCTAATGTACGGAAAACTCCTCCATTCTTCAAGGTATGATATTGCATCTATAGAGTAGCCCGTTTCTCTTAATAGGTAgagtttatcaattcagggtagacaaatggattatggatactgttcacacaaaagaaaacccggagATGATATACATAGGCTATGCCTCTTGTCCAACCCTAttgaatttattgaataaaatatgttaaaattaaagaaaacctgGCTTGCTGTCACATTGAAAACTTGTAAATCCCAACTGTTAAAAACTCGTTTTTTCCTCTGTAAAAAACTAGCTCAGGACAAGAAAGCGGTTAAAGGATATATTTAGATTgataatctttttattttatttttcgatgtaaatattatgaatttcttttttgaaatgatAGCCCAGGAGTTGAAAACAATGAAACAACAATTGCGTCagcaaatttttcaaaatgacacTGATGCATCGCAAGACAAAGAGACATGGCTGTACATAGTTGCGGTGTTTTCTATTGCAAGTTTTGTTATGGCTTCGTTGAATATCATCATAAGCAGCTGGAGGAGATGTAATGTGAGCAACAACTCATCTCAACCATCTGGAATGGAAAACGAGAAGAAGAGCTACCAAACCCTAATGAAAAACACAATCTACACCGGGCCGGCGCATGTTGTCATGAACGCGGACACCGTGGAGCGAAACTTCTCCGTGGTGATGACAACAGCGTCATGTGACAACATGTCTACATTCCCGGATGCTACTGAACCGAAATCTGTTGaagagaaaagaaaacaacCAAACGGAACCGTTGAGATCTATGAGTCATTGAAATAGAGAAAAAAGTTATATgctcttaacaaaaaaaacccatttttttgcaaatagaCATTGAAAAAGTGTCATTTATGAAATGTATGTGAAATTTTTATACTTATGAAGATTCACTGGGTTTTCCCTTGGGTGTTTTGATGTAGGAATTAATTTATTCTATCAACCTATGTTGATAGGGATTGCGCTGTCTTTAAATATCTGTGAAATGAATTTGCAGTGTTAAATGACAATTTTATAACGGCATGTTTCtttcatcaactttatcttCTCTTTTGTTACGTTGTtgtaaaattgtaatatttgatgatttaataaagatgtattttataactccttacaaaaaaattaaaaacatttttacgaTAATAAGGCCACTAACAACATAgaaattgaatattaattttatgagtATTTGTATAAAGTGGTGACAAGATGGAACAATCGTCAACAATGGatttaattgaaattcaaatcGATAACCAGgatatatacaaaattattcataaattcaGGACATCAACAAACATCATGGCGGCATTGAGAATCAGCTGATAAAAAGACAGTTACATGTACGGACTCAGAATTGGTATAATGATGTCACCTATTACAATACTAGGTATTGAAAGCtgatttttttaacgataaatCTTATCATTATTGTCAATAATATGACTAATATCataaattactttgaaaaagatttGACAGATTTATCCTAACCTGTAAGCAAATACCTGTATTATAAATGTAATTATGTAGAATTTTGTTGATCAGAAAGAGCACTTTGTCTTTTGATTTATATGCTTGTGTATCTCAGGTCATAATTTCAACCATTATAATGTGTAATATTGAACATCACTTTGTGTTATCACTAATTGCGTAGGAAAGGCGTCCTGAGGTTTAATAACTTGTATCCAATCCTTATGTTTACATCAGCAAACAACAGAATATATGTTTAATTCAAATCGatttctatttaatttatttgttcttGGGATTTGGAGATGCATCACGTTAATCGAATATAATAGTGGGtgttttcaaacacattttaaaatcaattttatttcatcccatgcaATGTATTGTTTCCtggatcaattttaaatttcaattttatactGACATTTGACCTCAAAAAACTGTAAAAGTCAGTTTTTTCCTTAAACGTATGTTTGTGAAAGTGGTtttattgtgggttttttttttgggggggggggttacatttttttcatagtttgcatattattttgttcattataatattaaataataatatcatatactcgttattcaaattaattactCATTCATTGCGTTTGATGTTTTTCTGTATCTTTGAATGCTGTTGCGAGAGATGGTAcgatttacaaaaataataagcAAAAGATAAAAATTGACACAGGCGTCAAAAGAACGCCCTCAAACTCTTTGTTTTTCTGAACAAGAAACAATTGAAACTAAAAAGGTTGACTTTTGCCAATTGTATTAGATGAAAAATCTACGATGATACGGTCAGAGTTGTGTACATCagcttaatataaaaaaattatttttttaaatagttttaaaataattattctgtTTCACATTGTTAAATACATGCctctggcaaacacaattatttcTCCGACTCCTATACTTAATTAATGTGTGAAATAGAAAGAGAATATATCGTATTTTCCATTTCAGGAGGAATTTATTCGGAGCAAAACTCTTTAcgagtgtagaagggcgaaaaaaCCCACAATATATACAGATtgtcgaaataaaaaaaaaacaacaccccgaaaatcaaagtttatttgtaatttgacaatacatgtattcaaataaattttgaactagctttatatgttttaaaaataatgtattaatTAACTGCAGATTTCGGGAAATATACTTCCAGTTGCAAGGAAGACCAACTTCTTAAAAGGCAGCATGATTGATATGTACAAACGCCATCCAGTGGTTTGGTTGTCGAATTACATCTATGATTTTCTACGTTGCTACAATACAGTATCACGTACATGTATGATGACTCATAGACGGCGTCTCTGAAACACAAAACATagattgattttattatacactattcattatttatatacTAGAATGTATGGAGTTTTAGATAGCTTTTATTATTATGCCACTGTATATAAAGTCCTGGCATTATAATTGACTCTCACTGACATACTATACCCGTACTTAGCATAGTACTTACCTGTGCTCACGGGCTCCGGTCCCCTCCGTCGTAGCCTATACACAATGTATGTGCATAAACTCAGGACTAATGCGAATCCCAATATAGCTCCAGCAAATATCAGCAGATTTCTTTTAAGTTTCCTGCAAAAATTATTGAGACTTCGTGCGCGGTGTTCTGTTGGTGTGTTTGTTGAAAGTCTTGCGTACTACTCAGATAATCTCATATAAATTTAGGAATATTAATATGACTTCTAtctaaagctgcttggtccgattttgtatcatattttgTGCACCCTTTTagacgatggttatgctaagtacaTGTGTGTGTATAACCATTTCAATTAAGccattttttcaatgaaaaaacgatgtacaaatttttttgacaaaacaaacgacatgaAAAGGCTATCTTTATTTCGCACATAGTTATTAGAGTTCGCACCTGACGTCAAGGCGGGGATGATTGACATCACTTTCAGTAGAGTCTATATGATAATCCTGTGTATATGTTATTTCTGAAGttagttttgtttacaatcgatgcattaCATCCGGGTTGATTcggggggacgaaaccaaacggttcctGTTCCTGAACATTgccatgatgcattttggtttggtttttttgtatgcccataaagaattttttattaattcgaATAGGCGAAAGTGTATAATTTTCTACGATAATTGATTCGTATGGGaaaatatttgatactgtaaaagCCAACTGAAAGAAtcggaccatgcagctttaaatAGAGTGAGAGGAGCTGACTACTCACTCAAACTCACATTCCTCCTCTCGTGTACAGTCGGCTACAGACAAtctgaaaacaaaatgatttgatTGATGTTTGAtctttatatacacacacacacacatgtatgACGGGGCTATATTTCATTGACTGGATGTCAAAGTAACTGCTATAGGTTGTAACTATATTAGTTATATAATAGGCTCAGTACTGCCACGTTCCTTTTAGCACTTACATGTAGCTAGCGTGTTGAACCTTTAGCCCAGTCGGTAGAGCGTTGGATTTTTAACTTTGAGCCTAGTGTTGGTGTTTCCTCCTCTTCtatatgtttttacttttacacaTATCGACCATGTCGAGTTGAAATATTTGGTATTTGTCGTGTGTTAACgttcaaattaagaaaaaaaatgctcTTTATAGATTGCATTCTGTGAATCGATTAGAAAAAGAGCGCTCACAGTTTGTTAAGTCATGAtgtgaaatgtttattttcaaattgataaGCTAACCATATTAATACCAGTGTGTGAATACAGAATTAAATCGAGCACATCTATGCAATGTATATCCTGCCTTAGTAATGCTATGATACATTAACTttaattaagcaaaattttcccagaaaaaagtttaatcacataaaaaaaacccacagctttaacagttaaaaaaatagaatCATGTTGAATAATATGTGAAATGTGATGAAAAACATCATTTATATTtggaacaaaatatgtttttgtataATTGATGTTTACAGCGcatcaaaaaataaacagcGATCTATTTAGTTATTTAATCTGTATATCTGTATgtgtaattaatttatataaagcaTGTAAATGCATGATATGTAGATTTGGTAGGAAAACGGGTGCACTTAAAGCTTTAGTAGTTGGTTTGGttatctcagagagagagagagagagagagagagagagagagagagagagagagagagagagagagagttattcTCATGGGAGCGCCGTATGTACTCGTTAATGATGATATCTATTCTGATTTTTTTCCTGGTATTTTGGAGATGGGAACATCTGCTTGACTTGTTAAGTGGGTTTTCTTGATACAAGGACAGATTGAATAAACATAGGCGAATTCTTAATCGATTTGCTAAAAGACTCTTACACATAACCTGACCATGTAATATCAAAGGTTGTGGTATAAAATTAATTGAAGCAAATATTTGGGGGATTcgtttagtatacatgtacatgtatataattatacttaCTCAAGAAGTCCGCAAAATAGCAGAATATAGCCGAGGATgaacttcattttttaaaaagacctgAATCCTGAAATCGAAGTAAAGGACAATAGTATTACACTCTGTGAGTGTGTATTTGAGCTTCGATGTACATGAACTGTACGACGTTGAGATGTTCTGTTAACGTTAATAGAGTCAATTCAATAAAGAAATGAGAAATTAAGAACTTAATAAggtattcaatttcaaaaaaacCCGACAAATAGCATCTTATAGGAATAATAGAAAAATgactattttaatttgattaatgtTAGAAAACCGACCAACATGAAAACCAGCTGACTTACTGTGTGTGTAATGCTCCTTCCAGTTAACACTCAGTACACTCAGTTAAACATTTGTACACTGGGATTGGTTAGAGGTCGAAGCCAAGGAATGCTAATTAGAAACACagcccttctctctctctctctctctctctctctctctctctctctctctctctctctctctctctctctctctctctctctctctctctctctctctctctcctgagCTCCGTTACAATGttacaatgaaatttaaagctattaatttatTCTAGAAAATAAAGCTTTTCTAAACTGGCAGCAAAAAACTACGATATAACTTGGTG from Magallana gigas chromosome 9, xbMagGiga1.1, whole genome shotgun sequence includes these protein-coding regions:
- the LOC105342373 gene encoding uncharacterized protein, which codes for MKASVYSVRYGYFCILFGNVYSLSCLGKDGNYECCRGYMWNETTGGCDTKCLPGFYGVNCSKSCVAGRYGEGCQSVCTECSNRTCNVSYGCPHPTTTAQELKTMKQQLRQQIFQNDTDASQDKETWLYIVAVFSIASFVMASLNIIISSWRRCNVSNNSSQPSGMENEKKSYQTLMKNTIYTGPAHVVMNADTVERNFSVVMTTASCDNMSTFPDATEPKSVEEKRKQPNGTVEIYESLK